One segment of Macrotis lagotis isolate mMagLag1 chromosome 1, bilby.v1.9.chrom.fasta, whole genome shotgun sequence DNA contains the following:
- the LOC141490724 gene encoding large ribosomal subunit protein eL39-like, protein MSSHKAFRIKRFLAKKQKQNRPIPQWIRMKTGNKIRYNSKRRHWRRTKLGL, encoded by the coding sequence ATGTCCTCTCATAAAGCATTCAGAATCAAGAGGTTCCtggccaagaaacagaagcagaatcgtcccattccccagtggattcgGATGAAAACTGGCAATAAGATCAGGTACAACTCAAAGAGGAGACACTGGAGAAGGACCAAGCTCGGGTTATAA